A genomic window from Agrobacterium tumefaciens includes:
- a CDS encoding ABC transporter permease — protein sequence MRRLILGHTTEFTLLVVMVLLCTGLSFATDRFLTISNAFDVLNVSAVNIIFAVGLLVVLISGGIDISFAVAASVVQYVTVLALNALGGGNWAEGFIIAGAVGLGLGFVNAFLVWRLNIISIVATISTFNIFFGLLMFFTKGVSIYDLPEWLSTRVVFYEREMPDGSWVELTLPVVVMILCCLATWFMISRTTIGRKLYAFGDNPEGARRFGINIGAMHYISFGWLGLMAGIAGLMQAHYAQEVVPNALYGRELDVLAATVLGGARLGGGKGSVIGCVLGVLMVSITQNGLNLMGVSPFAFKMIVGAIILIAITLSSTRFDKLLPAALRTSANKESAQR from the coding sequence ATGCGTAGGCTCATCCTCGGACATACGACCGAATTCACACTGCTTGTGGTCATGGTGCTGCTCTGCACGGGCCTGTCCTTCGCAACCGACCGTTTCCTCACCATCTCCAATGCCTTCGATGTGCTGAATGTCTCGGCGGTCAACATCATCTTTGCGGTCGGCCTGCTTGTCGTGTTGATTTCAGGCGGTATCGACATCTCCTTCGCCGTTGCCGCTTCCGTCGTGCAATATGTGACGGTGCTGGCGCTCAATGCGCTCGGCGGAGGAAACTGGGCGGAAGGTTTCATCATTGCCGGCGCCGTCGGCCTTGGTCTCGGCTTCGTCAACGCCTTTCTGGTCTGGCGGCTCAATATCATTTCCATCGTCGCGACCATTTCCACCTTCAACATCTTCTTCGGGCTGTTGATGTTCTTCACCAAGGGCGTGTCGATCTACGACCTGCCGGAATGGCTTTCGACCCGCGTGGTGTTTTATGAGCGCGAGATGCCGGATGGTTCCTGGGTCGAGCTGACGCTGCCGGTCGTGGTCATGATCCTCTGCTGCCTCGCCACCTGGTTCATGATTTCGCGCACCACCATCGGCCGCAAGCTTTATGCCTTCGGTGACAATCCGGAAGGCGCACGCCGCTTCGGCATCAATATCGGCGCCATGCATTACATTTCCTTCGGCTGGCTCGGCCTGATGGCTGGTATTGCCGGGCTCATGCAGGCCCATTACGCGCAGGAGGTCGTGCCCAACGCGCTTTATGGCCGCGAGCTGGATGTTCTTGCTGCCACCGTGCTTGGCGGCGCGCGGCTTGGCGGCGGCAAGGGTTCGGTCATCGGCTGCGTGCTTGGCGTGTTGATGGTGTCCATCACCCAGAACGGCCTCAACCTGATGGGCGTCTCTCCCTTTGCATTCAAGATGATCGTCGGCGCCATCATTCTCATCGCAATCACGCTGTCCTCCACCCGGTTCGACAAGCTGCTGCCGGCGGCCCTGCGAACCTCCGCAAACAAGGAGAGTGCGCAGCGATGA
- a CDS encoding LacI family DNA-binding transcriptional regulator codes for MTGISSKKATIYDLSLLSGASASTVSAVLNGSWRKRRISEETADKILSLAKAQRYTTNLQARGLRSSKSGLVGLLVPVYDNRFFSSMAQTFEGQARKRGLSPMVVSGRRDPEEERRTVETLIAYSIDALFIAGVTDPDGVHQVCARAALPHVNIDLPGKFASSVISNNRHGAEILTSAILAHAAKGGSLGPDDVILFGGHDDHASRERIDGFHAAKADYFGVQSGDDIEITGYSPRMTELAFERFFERRGRLPRCFFVNSSINFEGLLRFMGRHDGEAFGDIVVGCFDYDPFASFLPFPVYMIKPDIAQMLEKGFELLEENRAEPEVTIIEPQLIPPRTALEGPLDDIWDPVAVRRMSM; via the coding sequence GTGACAGGCATAAGTTCCAAGAAAGCCACCATTTATGACTTGTCGCTCTTGTCTGGCGCGTCCGCCTCGACAGTGAGCGCGGTGTTGAATGGATCGTGGCGCAAGCGGCGGATTTCGGAGGAAACCGCAGACAAGATACTCTCGCTCGCCAAGGCACAGCGCTACACCACCAATCTGCAGGCCCGTGGCCTCAGGAGCTCAAAATCCGGTCTCGTCGGGCTTCTGGTGCCGGTTTATGACAACCGGTTCTTTTCATCGATGGCACAGACCTTTGAGGGGCAGGCACGCAAACGCGGCCTGTCACCCATGGTGGTTTCCGGGCGACGCGACCCCGAGGAAGAGCGCCGGACCGTCGAGACGCTGATCGCCTATTCGATTGACGCCCTGTTCATTGCGGGCGTCACCGATCCTGATGGCGTTCACCAGGTCTGCGCACGCGCCGCACTTCCCCACGTCAATATCGACCTGCCGGGCAAATTTGCGTCGTCCGTCATTTCCAATAACAGGCACGGCGCGGAAATCCTGACATCGGCAATCCTTGCCCATGCGGCAAAGGGTGGGTCGCTCGGTCCAGACGACGTCATCCTGTTCGGCGGTCACGACGACCACGCCAGCCGCGAGCGTATTGACGGCTTTCATGCCGCGAAAGCCGATTATTTCGGCGTGCAAAGTGGTGATGACATCGAAATCACCGGCTATTCGCCGCGCATGACGGAACTGGCATTCGAACGCTTCTTCGAGCGCAGGGGCCGCCTTCCCCGCTGTTTCTTCGTCAATTCATCGATCAACTTCGAGGGGTTGCTTCGTTTCATGGGACGTCATGACGGCGAGGCATTCGGCGACATCGTCGTCGGCTGTTTTGACTATGACCCATTCGCGTCTTTTCTTCCCTTTCCAGTTTACATGATCAAACCCGATATTGCGCAAATGCTCGAAAAAGGGTTCGAACTGCTCGAAGAGAACCGCGCAGAGCCGGAGGTCACCATTATCGAACCGCAGCTCATTCCCCCGCGCACCGCCCTTGAAGGGCCGCTTGATGATATCTGGGATCCGGTCGCGGTACGCCGCATGTCAATGTGA
- a CDS encoding sugar ABC transporter ATP-binding protein → MSAEPLLSLKNVKVTFGGVRALKGVSFEVNPGEVHCLAGENGCGKSTLIKVITGVYTPENDAELYFDGKPIAAMTPTLAQSLGIQVIWQDLALFDEMSVAENIGFQYAVNGRYGLVDKGAIENAAEKALARLGVEIDIHRPLKELPIAQRQIVAIARALVGEARLVFMDEPTASLTQSETDYLIDIVRNLSASGVAVVFVSHRLAEVLEISDRITVLRDGSLVGVFPVEGMTQSRVTELMTGRNFDSAVIAADHDDKPVVLSVRGLSRAGEFEDVSFDLRRGETLGITGLLGAGRTELALTLFGMHRPQSGEILIDGKKVNFHSNRDAIRAGVAYLSEDRLALGLNQPQSIADNLVMASLDRLLTGGLISPSKKADVVSRWISALGVKIGLPEDPIRTLSGGNQQRVAIAKWLAIGPKILILDAPTVGVDVGARAGIFEIVRKLAAEGLSIIVISDEPPEVYFNTDRIIHMVEGRFHATHDPRHVSLTELESAIYA, encoded by the coding sequence ATGAGCGCAGAACCGCTCCTGTCCCTCAAAAATGTCAAAGTCACCTTTGGCGGCGTGCGCGCCCTGAAGGGCGTTTCTTTCGAGGTCAATCCCGGTGAAGTGCATTGCCTTGCCGGCGAAAATGGCTGTGGCAAAAGCACGCTGATCAAGGTCATAACAGGCGTTTATACGCCCGAAAACGATGCGGAACTGTATTTCGACGGCAAGCCGATAGCCGCGATGACCCCGACGCTTGCGCAATCGCTTGGTATTCAGGTGATCTGGCAGGATCTGGCGCTGTTTGATGAAATGTCGGTGGCGGAGAATATCGGCTTTCAGTACGCGGTAAACGGCAGGTATGGGCTGGTCGACAAAGGCGCGATTGAAAATGCTGCCGAGAAGGCTTTGGCTCGGCTCGGCGTTGAGATCGATATTCACCGGCCGCTGAAGGAACTGCCCATTGCCCAACGCCAGATCGTGGCGATTGCCCGTGCGCTGGTCGGGGAAGCGCGCCTCGTTTTCATGGACGAGCCGACCGCGTCGCTGACGCAATCGGAAACGGACTACCTGATCGATATCGTCCGCAACCTCTCCGCCTCCGGCGTTGCGGTTGTGTTCGTCTCGCACCGGCTGGCGGAAGTGCTTGAGATTTCGGACCGTATCACCGTGCTGCGTGACGGATCGCTTGTCGGGGTCTTCCCGGTTGAAGGCATGACCCAGTCACGCGTGACCGAACTGATGACCGGCCGTAATTTCGACAGCGCCGTCATTGCCGCTGATCACGATGACAAGCCGGTCGTTCTGTCCGTGCGCGGGCTCAGCCGTGCAGGTGAGTTTGAAGACGTGTCTTTCGATTTAAGGAGGGGCGAAACGCTGGGGATTACCGGCCTGCTGGGAGCCGGACGCACCGAACTGGCCTTGACCCTTTTCGGAATGCATCGGCCGCAATCGGGTGAAATCCTGATCGACGGGAAGAAAGTGAATTTTCATTCCAACCGGGATGCTATCCGGGCCGGCGTCGCCTATCTTTCCGAAGACCGGCTGGCACTTGGTCTCAATCAGCCCCAGTCGATTGCCGATAATCTCGTCATGGCCTCGCTCGACCGTTTGCTGACGGGCGGCCTTATTTCGCCATCGAAAAAGGCGGATGTGGTTTCCCGCTGGATTTCAGCGCTCGGCGTCAAGATCGGCCTGCCGGAAGACCCGATCCGTACGCTTTCGGGTGGAAACCAGCAGCGCGTGGCCATTGCCAAGTGGCTGGCGATCGGGCCGAAAATCCTCATTCTGGACGCGCCGACCGTGGGTGTCGATGTCGGTGCCCGCGCCGGCATTTTCGAAATTGTCCGAAAGCTCGCCGCCGAAGGTCTTTCGATCATCGTCATCTCCGACGAGCCGCCGGAAGTCTATTTCAACACTGACAGGATCATCCACATGGTCGAAGGCCGGTTCCACGCCACCCATGATCCGCGACATGTGTCGCTTACCGAACTGGAGTCCGCCATCTATGCGTAG
- a CDS encoding substrate-binding domain-containing protein, producing MKKIIAAALGLSLALLSSAAFAEGPKVGVVVKIGGIPWFNAMEAGIKEQSKKLGVDGFMVGPTSADPALQVRAIEDLIAQKVDFIGVVPNDAKVLEPVLKKAQAAGIKVITHESPKQLGADWDFELASAKGFGEAHGKLLAEKMGGKGSYAVFVGSLTVPLHNAWADSAIAYIKANYPDMKLVGDRYGVAEDLDKSRSTALDLMSANADLSGFLAFGSQGPIGAGRAVEERRKDGKVFVIGPFSPGQGAKLIKSGALTGGFMWNPKQAGEVFITLADRIAKGETPKAGDNIEGLGTINPEGNTIVVDQLLKIDKESIDKLVSMGL from the coding sequence ATGAAGAAAATTATTGCTGCGGCGCTCGGCCTGTCGCTTGCGCTGCTCTCATCCGCGGCCTTCGCCGAAGGGCCGAAGGTTGGCGTCGTCGTCAAGATCGGCGGTATTCCGTGGTTCAATGCCATGGAGGCCGGCATCAAGGAGCAGAGCAAGAAGCTCGGCGTTGACGGTTTCATGGTTGGCCCGACCAGCGCCGACCCGGCCCTGCAGGTTCGTGCCATCGAAGACCTGATCGCCCAGAAGGTCGATTTCATCGGTGTCGTGCCGAATGATGCGAAGGTGCTTGAGCCGGTGCTGAAGAAGGCCCAGGCCGCCGGCATCAAGGTCATCACCCATGAATCGCCCAAGCAGCTCGGCGCTGACTGGGATTTCGAACTGGCTTCCGCCAAGGGTTTTGGTGAAGCGCATGGCAAGCTTCTGGCGGAAAAGATGGGCGGCAAGGGTTCTTATGCCGTCTTTGTCGGTTCGCTCACCGTGCCGCTTCACAATGCCTGGGCCGATTCCGCCATCGCCTATATCAAGGCCAATTATCCGGACATGAAGCTCGTCGGCGACCGCTACGGCGTCGCCGAAGATCTCGACAAGAGCCGGTCGACGGCGCTCGATCTGATGTCCGCCAATGCTGACCTGAGCGGTTTCCTTGCCTTCGGTTCGCAGGGGCCGATCGGTGCCGGACGTGCCGTGGAAGAGCGGCGCAAGGATGGCAAGGTCTTCGTCATCGGCCCGTTTTCGCCGGGGCAGGGCGCCAAGCTGATCAAATCCGGTGCCCTGACTGGCGGCTTCATGTGGAACCCGAAACAGGCCGGTGAGGTGTTCATCACGCTCGCCGACCGCATCGCCAAGGGCGAGACACCCAAGGCCGGCGACAATATCGAAGGTCTCGGTACCATCAACCCCGAGGGTAACACCATCGTCGTCGACCAGCTTTTGAAGATCGACAAAGAAAGCATCGACAAGCTCGTTTCCATGGGCCTCTGA